From one Gimesia sp. genomic stretch:
- a CDS encoding bifunctional oligoribonuclease/PAP phosphatase NrnA, which yields MSKIDWSPLCELIGAHQKVLLSCHVRPDADALGSELALAGFLRQLGKEVRIINPSVQPKGMDFLVGDHEIRHVGDGVATEDFEWAEIHIILDTSAWSQLPGLANFYRKTKSRKVIIDHHVSSDSLGADEFKDVTSPATGCLIFDLGQALNCKLTPEIATFLYAAIATDTGWFRFPSTTAYTMQIISELIRAGAEPHRIYENLYEQNNLPQLKLMGRVLGKVQSDFDGLLAYTVVTCEDFSATGTTPVDTEGLVNYCLTLAGTQAAFIAVEQRSRQVKVSFRCRTDWDVSKIAESFGGGGHRQASGAMLNGPLSSAVTKVLGKFREMFETSENSRV from the coding sequence ATGAGCAAGATTGACTGGAGCCCCCTCTGTGAACTGATCGGTGCGCATCAGAAAGTGCTCCTCTCGTGTCATGTTCGTCCTGATGCGGATGCACTCGGCTCAGAACTGGCCCTTGCCGGTTTCCTCAGGCAATTAGGAAAAGAGGTTCGTATCATCAATCCTTCGGTTCAACCGAAGGGGATGGATTTTCTGGTGGGAGATCATGAAATTCGCCATGTCGGCGATGGGGTCGCCACCGAAGATTTCGAGTGGGCAGAGATCCATATTATTCTGGATACAAGTGCCTGGTCACAATTACCGGGACTGGCGAACTTTTATCGTAAAACAAAGTCCCGAAAAGTCATCATTGACCATCACGTCAGCTCTGATTCTCTGGGGGCAGATGAGTTCAAAGATGTGACCTCTCCCGCGACCGGCTGTCTGATTTTTGATCTGGGGCAGGCATTGAACTGTAAATTGACCCCGGAAATCGCCACATTTCTCTATGCTGCAATCGCCACAGACACAGGCTGGTTCAGATTCCCTTCCACAACTGCCTACACAATGCAGATTATCAGCGAACTGATCCGGGCCGGTGCAGAACCGCATCGGATCTATGAAAATCTGTACGAACAAAACAACCTGCCTCAATTAAAACTGATGGGCCGTGTGCTGGGAAAAGTCCAGTCTGATTTTGACGGACTGCTGGCCTACACCGTAGTGACCTGCGAAGATTTCAGTGCCACAGGGACGACTCCCGTGGACACTGAAGGGCTGGTTAACTACTGTCTGACCTTAGCCGGGACGCAGGCAGCATTCATTGCAGTGGAGCAACGGAGTCGACAGGTAAAAGTCAGTTTTCGCTGTCGCACTGACTGGGATGTCTCAAAGATTGCCGAATCCTTCGGCGGTGGTGGGCATCGTCAGGCTTCTGGTGCCATGCTGAATGGCCCCCTCTCTTCCGCGGTTACAAAGGTGCTCGGTAAATTTCGCGAGATGTTTGAAACAAGCGAAAATTCGCGAGTCTGA